From the genome of Oryza glaberrima chromosome 1, OglaRS2, whole genome shotgun sequence:
taaaataacaTAATTGTGTTCTTTGGTAGGTGCAAGGTTACTTTTTTGTGCTGAAAAAGAATGTGACAAAACTGTATACATAGATAGATGCAACATAATATAGCTCTAACTAATACAGGATATCGTAATTATGTTCTTTAGTAGGTGCAATGTTAGTTTCTTCTGCTGAAAATATTATGACAAAACTGTACAGATGCTTATGTTATTTGCTAGTTGCAAAATCATGTAGTCCTAATTAATAGAGGATGACATGATTGTGTTCTTCTGTGGGCACACAATTACCTCCTTATGCCAAAGATGAGTAGCTGGAATTGAGTAATGTCGCAAGGTGCCGCAGAGCTCTTCTTCTCCATCCGCCGAAATTGACTAATGTCGCAAGATCGTGTTGCTGGCGgggtgtatatatatgcattgcctTAGGAATCTTGCCTCATGTATATATGGAACTAATCTTTGGTGCAATTAATAATCTTGCCTCATGAAACTAATCTTGCcatatgtgatttaaattttGCTTTGAGACAAATTTGGAATCTTGCCTCACGTACACAATTATGGAATTAATCTCTGTTGGTTCATGACAAATACATGGCCCTAAAATTTGCTTTGAGATTGCCTTGCGTACATATAGTAACTAATCTTCAATTATAGAAGCTCACGAGTCTGCTACAAAGCTGAAAAGAGACAATATATAAGAAGAAGAATCAGAGCGTATGATCCAAGAGCTGAACGAGCTTGGTTTGGTGGAGAGCATCATTGACGAAGAATTCCTCAATTACTTCTATCAGCTGCCACGCcagcctcctcgtcctcctgaTGATACCCAACTCACTGATGATGATCAAATTCAGGACCTCTTAATCCGCCATGCGCTTTATCGCATCAAGTACTAAAGGTACTCCAGATATAAACAAATACtatctccattttaaaatgtatgtacaatgtttgatcattcattttattaaaaaaaactatataaatatGATCTATTTCATTATGACTTgctttatcattaaataaaatataatcttaacttatattttacatatttatactaaatttttaaataatatgaatggttaaacgttatgcaaaaagttaacggcgtcatacattttacattttaaaatggagggagtatattatatgCATGTACGTATGTTGGATTCGTTAAAAACCTGTCATTATTATTTACATTAACTAATTATCTTGTTGCtaattgattttgttttcatCATTAAGTTGTCAAAGCAGCAAGTAAACAATACATACTTTGAGCAATATGCTAACAATAAATTGGACGaagatttgaattttttttctggataaCTCTAAATGCATTAAGGAAGATAACAGTAAGCTGTCGTTTCTCCATATGCATCGATATTTTTATGAAATTGAGAATGATGGTACATTAGATGGTAATTTCACACTAACTATTGTATACTTCCCCTCGATTACTATCAACTTGCAATTCAGAAATTTTATCATAAACAGTGTTCCAGAGAAGTATACTTCCCCTAGATTACTACCAACTTAACAAAATAGGTTTGCTATTTCTCTTCACATATAACTTTTGAGTTACTTTATAAATGTTATCTTTGTGGTTTGCGTGCTTAtctattttaactttttttcattttcctttcagtTATATGCTCAAATTAAGTTAGTGAAGAATAAAGATAAAAACTACTAGttgaaaaaacataaaaacatGTTTTCTATTTCTCTTCACATATAACTTTAGGATTACTTTAAAAATGTACTTTTtggttattttaaaaatattgtctTTCTGGTTTGCgtgattatatattttatctttgtttcatttttctttttagttttataattttacCAAAGATGTTTCACTTATATGctttttccaaaaacatttATAGGGAAGTAACTGAAGGATCAGAAGTACAACCGCTCAAGAGGAGCAAACATACACCACTTAAATGTAAATTTAAACACAAAAAAGCCCCAAAGGCAACACACGCATAACTCACCCAAAACTCTCTCAAAAAACCACTCAAAAGATTGCCAAAGGCACACTCTACCGTTGCATCCACTATTACCAAAGGCACACTCCATCGTTGCATCCACCTCTCTGTTTATAGAATTATAGCCCAAGATCGCTAAGAAAATGTCACAATTGCCCTTAGAGTGAAACCCTTGTCTAGACTCAATCTTAGACATCCACTCTTCCTTGTCCTCAAAGGAAATACTCTAGATGATTGCCATGCCATCGATCCGAATTTTCCACACCGGTCCAGGCTCACTTGCTTGGGCTGCCTCCTGGCTCCCTTGCTTGGGCcgcctccttctctctccctttttccttttctttttctccttgatTTTCTTCACGAATTCCAACACTTGCAATTGACCTTGCAAAGTCTTCCCAACACAGTGTTCGTCCACCGTGCGTCACCTTGATCTCAACCTTGTCAAATAACTTCCTCGATCgttctggacctcaactccttgAGTTCAGTCCTGATCCACTGTTGACCAAGGTTGACTTTGATCAAGTGCACACACATGAACCAAACGACCGTTGTCTTGGCACAAATATTGCAACATGACCCGCGTTAGTTCACTCACACATTTCCTGCAATCTAACACTTGCCAATCTTCCAacacaaatatatcaaaaccacaCATGGTTTCACAGTAAGTAGCTTCTTGTGTAGTTCACATTCAAGTGGAATCCATTggaataatgttttttttttcaagaataaTTGGGATAATGTTTTCATATATACCTTGTTTGCATGCGTTTAGGTTACAGATGATAAAGCTCTGGAGTTAGGTTAAATACAAGGTACGATGCTTCTAAATTTCATGTCAAGTGTAATATTTAAAGACAATTTGGCTGATGTGAAaatggttttcttctttttagtgGCGAAGGCCAAAGTTTTATGGCAATTATGTCAGAAAGAAGATGGACATTGCCATTGATTCCACAGTACAAAATTGATTTTGTTGATAACTGACTGTGAATCCAAATTAAGATATACAGGCTGAcaactagggatgaaaacggtacgAAAACGGATGGAAACTacctttatcgttttcgttttcattttttttttcagaatcggataccccggatacgaaaacagAATCAAATATtgtcgaaaccgaaaacggcgctgatacggtaacgaaaatttatcggaatacgAAAGCTCCTCAAACTAAGCTTTAAACTATGTcaaatccaattctcaagtctcaaattTCAACATTACATTACAAAACACAATCATGTCAAGTCCAATTCTCAAGTTTGAATTGGGTGTATTGGGTTGGACTGAATTGAGTGACTTAGGGGATGCTGaattgggttgggttggggagGAATTATAGACTATGGTATGGGCCTTTATAATTCCAAAAATTCCGAGAAATTTTCCGGAAAGCTTCCGACCGATTctgagttccgacggaaactgcccttatcatattcgattccgtttccgagaaaatatttatGAATCCGTTTTCGTTTCCAAAAAATTTCCGACCgacagattccgttttcgaaaataggtccggaaCTGGAAAGTTTTCGTACTGTTTTTATCTCTACTGACAACCATCATATATTGTTGGGCCGTATATGTAGAAGTATGTCTATCTAGGTTCAAGAGGCCCATATATccatatgtacatgtatatattcaGATAGAGTAATGGAAAGAGTGAGCTTCCAGAGAGTTCAGCTCAAAAAATCCCCAACAGtttcttcatatatattttagagtaaatttcagaaaactacaacTTTAGTGACAAAATTATCAGTTTGTTACAATATTAGCGACATGTTTTTCAGTTTGTGATAATTTTCTAcgctattgttgcagcaaaaTGAAACATAtcgctaatgttgcagcaaactgatagttttgtcactaaagttgcagttttctgaaatttactctctaTTTTATCCTTTCAGGGATTAGTTGGAGCATCGATTAGTTGAAGCAACAGGATATCAGGATACCCCAGTCTTACGGTCTCTGTTCGTGTTCCATGTTCTTGTCGAGTACTCCTAGCTATTGTCGAGTACTCCATGTTCTTGTCGTGTTCCATGTTCTTGTCGAGTACTCCTAGCTATTGTCGAGTACTCCATGTTCTTGTCGAGTACTCCTACCCAGTCTTACGGTCTCTGTTCGTGTTCTATGTTCTTGTCGAGTACTCCATGTCTCTGTTCGTGTTCCATGTTCTTGTCGAGTACTCCATGTCTCTGTTCGAGTACTCCTAGCTATTGTCGAGTACTCCATGGACTCCTAGCTATTGTCTTCGTGTTCCATGTTCTTGTCGAGTACTCCATGTTCTTGTCGAGTACTCCTAGCTAGGTGCGCTCGCTTTGCTGTACTCTAGCATTGTTGACATGTGCTGTACTCTGGGATTGTTGACATGAACCAGGAAGGAGATTTAACCTGTCATTACATATAAATATTTCCTCTGTTTTTGTCACTTGACTGTAAATGTTGGTTTTGTGTTACATCCGTCCCAATTtgggttttataaaatttactattatatttttgttagtctgttccatttattttttatgtgcaTGATGATCCTCATGTTCGGGTCTTTATACAATTTTCTTGCATCGTTAATGAAGTTGGGGGTCAAGATGACAGTACACAATTTCATCACAAATTATAGTTTTGACACAGTACCAGGCACAGATCATCTCAATGGCAACCACACTTGTGTTACTTACAAAAAATTACGTAGGGTAGCCCTGTGGCATATGTTAACCGCTAACTTTGTTTAACACCTCGGACACCAGGATGCTATGACATTAATCGCAGACTTGCAGCAAAGAAAATGCCAACATAGTGTGCTACTGCAGAACTCTATACCAGAGTTTCTATTACAGGATTGTACAACAAGAGTTGGTTTTCTTGGCCTGCTTGTAGAACATCTGCATAACAAGGAGGGACAAATCAGCACAAAAGATCATAACTGAACCTATTGATTAACAACAGAAAATATTATCAGATAGTACTGAATGAAAGGGTCATTCATTccttatatatgttaatttagCATGATCTAGGAAAGATTTTCTTAGATGTTGTCTACAACCAGCAGCTGGTGGTGGATACTGGGTACTAGTTCCAAGGCAAAAGTGAGAAGGCCTAACAACTTTGTGGCAAAGGAGCAAATTTCCCAATTAGAAGGGACATAAAGCTTCAGGGATCCAACGATTTACAGTTCAATTGTTACGTGCAGAGTTAACTAAACAGGTTTCATTTCGCTGAAAAAAGAAATCACTGAAGCAGAAACATAGAGTGGATCTGTATCCCATGATCTGTCACTTGCCATAACATAATACCTACCTGTGAAGCAGCACTTAGATCTGAACTCTTCTCCACTAGGCTATCCAATCTTTCACCTCTAGAAAGTACACTATCGATGGTCTTGTGCTGCAATTATCCAAATTAAAGATAACAAATGAATAATTTGCCACAAACAGAGCAAAACCAAAACAAGCCTAAAAAGTTATTCGTGGGTGGGGAAAAAGACACTTCCAGAAAAATAGAGAACACCTGGTCCAGCGCATTCAACTATACACAGTTCCACAGGACAAAAAGAACTTACTACGGTTCGATTTCCCTCTGTTTATTTAAATTGAATGGCGTGCAAGAATTTGCAGTATAACTACCGGGCACACAATAATATAACACACCAACCACACATTTTATTGCTCGAGCTAATTTCTAACAGCCAACAGGAAAAGCATATCAAAATTTCTCATTGTATACTTCAAACTTGTAGCTTAagcaaaattaaaataagatacCAATAGTGTTCTTGCTGAATACTAATATCTGAAAACAGAAACATGAATCCATGCACACTGAAATAAGGAATATGCCATTGCCAGCATAGGGTATAAATTGCAATCAGGATATATTAATTCATGAGCGATAGAGTTACTTACAAGAATAATCTTAGTTTCATCCAAATCCCTCTGAATTTTCAGCAACTTGTCAGCCTCTGCAGGATCCTGCAGAATAATAATTGGGAAGCAAGAAATTAGATGTTTAACAATACAAGCATCAGTTAAGCGGTGCACCGTTGACAATTAACAAGAAAATAATATGGCCACAACTTGAGGTACATGCTCTAGTTTAGAAAAATACAACTGAAAAACTAAACGTACAATAATGATTTTATCTGGTGTACAAATGCTAGTCCAGCTTTGTCTTCTAGCCTAGTAAAATGTTTTAGCATGCTAGTTGTGGATTTCCAAGGCATTACTTCCATCAAAAGATCCTTTCGATTTTTTAATTAGTAGTGATGTTGAAGAAAAATGTATGCAAGTATTAAGGGCAAATCAAGCTGAAGCTATAACTGTTTACTCTATGTATGGAGATAAAACAACAAACAATGTTGAGAACAGTACACAATTTTACAATTCCCATTGAAAGGAAGTCAAAGCATGGCTTCAAGGGTATAAGGACAGTGGAAAAAGGATATTGGACCATAGGATGGATGGCAGAGGATTACTTGTCCCTTGGTTAATAGTGATACAGGGACATCTCATGTATATGAAGAGATTGACTATTTCAGTGTCCTAATCTCTAATAATACAAGAATATATGTAAACTAGAATAAAGGTGCTACATTAATAAGCAGTTCCTTCACATAACAGGATGCAGTGTGATTCATAGGCATGAGCATGGCAAGCCATTGCTTCTTCTGTTGGTTGGTTGTAATATTTAGTGTAGACACATCCTGTTACTGCTGTACTATTCAAGCCGAATAAAAATGGTCATGATCGAAGAATTCCAAGACATGCACTCAACCTGCATAGGTTTGAATTTGCTTCTTCCAAATCTACAATCCCCAGAGAACCGCTTACTCAAGCAGTGACAACATTAGTAaacccttcgtttcatattataaatcgctttgacttttttttcttagttaattttttaaaaaaagtttgatcacgtttatagaaaaatatagtaacatttctaAGACAACAAAcatatcatcaaaatatattcaaacatattatcaaaatatattcaatcttacatttaatgaaactaattctTATTGtagatgttatttttttctataaacttagtcaaacctaACGaaatttgattaggaaaaaagtcaaatcgacttataatatgaaacggacaAACCTGGTATTTTGTCAAGGCATCATCCAGGTATTGCCAAGGCTGGGTGTTATCAGTTTTTGCTGTCCTCCATGTCTCCCCAAAAGTCTTGTGGTACTCTTCCAGCACCTGCAAAAATCAAAAGGAACACATAACctttcagacaaaaaaaataagtgaACAATCACATTGTTTCCTTCTGAAAAATAGAAGCAATAACTTTGAAAGTATCAACTCGCCAGAAAAATCCCTATGTGAAGGCTGCCTGAAATTACTACAGAACCTCACAACAGCTAGCGAAGAAATTATTACAAACAGGCTACAAATCCATCCCAACAACAGAAGAAGGTGAGAACACACAGGAAAGCATTGCGCCTACTCGATCCAATCTCCTAGTACTAGAGAAGGAAGGACTAAGTTTGGGTCAAACTTGGAGCAGTCTAGGTTGAATTGAGCGGGTCAATCAGAATGACTATGCAAGGAGAATCGTAAGCATAATAACTAGGTTGAATTGAATTGGATGAAGCCATATAGGGGTTAGTTACCGTGTTGAGGAGGGAGAAGGCGCTCCTGACGGGGTAGTGGTCGTCGGTGAAGGCGATGGCGCAGAGGCCATTCTGGTTGTAGCAATGCACCTTGTACTCTGCAAATCGTAAAATCGTTCGTTGTTAGTAGGGTTTAGAGTTTAGAGCGAGCgaaggagagaaggggaggaggtttGCCTTCGTGCTGGACGGactggcggcggccggcgggggtgcgggcggcgacggtgcgggCGACGAAGAGGATGAACTCGCGGGCGGGGTTGCGCTGGAAGTAGCCGAAGTGGCTCACGTCGGTCGCgttcgccaccaccaccgccgcctgctgctcctgctcctgctcgccgccaccgccacccgacgacgagtcgccgtcgccgggggaTTTGAGCACCAGCAGCGCCGTGATCTTCATCGCCGTCGGGGAATCGGCgagccgccgaggaggaggaagaagatgagattGGTTGGAAGAATCGGAtgcgggatggatggatggagaggtTGGAAAtttggagaggaagagaagaagctTGACGCGAATACGATCGATGGGGCTCGGCTAGTGGGAAAGCGAATCGAATCAAACCAACGGATTACAAGGGAGAAGGAGATGGGCGGTTGCCCACGTGTACAACCTTCTTAAGCTGCCCTGCTTCTAGAACCAACACCAGCTAATCACGCAGCTGCTCTAATCACGTTGCCTCTTTAAGTGTTAATCCTCTTATACTTAACAGGGCGGTATTCGTCCACCAAATTGCTAAGGGCCCATACGATTTCATGGGTATATCGGtttatttctcatattttttcttcaaattccTTCCTTCGTTCCAAAGGATGCTTAGAGTAGTCTAAAATAGGATAATGGATGAAATTGAATTTATGATAATTACTCGAGGACACGAACCAATGAATTACTATACTGTTTTATATTACaagtcattttaacttttttcttatttaaacATTTCAAAGTTTAgtcaaatatatagaaaaatatagcaatattttcagcacaaaatgaacatattatcaaaatatattataatgttatatttaataaaactaatttggtactatagatgttgctatttttctataaatttgatcaaacctaaagaaatttgactataaaaataaatcaaaacaaTTTATCAAATGGAGGGAACATTAAAAAGTTTTAGAGTTTACGAAATACAGATAAAAAagttcttttttcaaaaaaaaaaatactagaagtCTGGTAAAGAAAGGTAATCTATACGGCCCTTAGAATAAGAATGCGAAAACCATCCGGGACAAAATGCCTTGTCACTTTGGTAGGTATACTAGAAACGCATCAAACATGTCACCAGATGACCAGACACGGATATATATAGTTCAAAATTCCACATGAGTTTGTACCCCAAACAACACCAGGGCTATCAGCTATCACAACTCCATCCAACCAACCAAGCCAGAGAAGTTCCAGAGGTGACCTCACAGTCACAGAGCTAAGAACATAGTACAACGATATCTGGAGCAACCAACCACATAAGAGAGTGACATGCAATTCACAGGCAGTTTATGGCTGCATAAAGGCAACTATTTCTCCTCTAGTACAAACCGACGCACAGGGCAGCATGAGAAACTCAGAAGCACTTCCTGTGAACAATTGCTGGGCCAGATTCATCATACTCATCCTTCGATATCCACATCTGTTTTTATCAATGCCAAGCAAACAAATCACATGTGCCTTAGCAAAACCATTAAAATACAACTTGGTGTggacaaataaacaaaatg
Proteins encoded in this window:
- the LOC127775429 gene encoding VAMP-like protein YKT61, with amino-acid sequence MKITALLVLKSPGDGDSSSGGGGGEQEQEQQAAVVVANATDVSHFGYFQRNPAREFILFVARTVAARTPAGRRQSVQHEEYKVHCYNQNGLCAIAFTDDHYPVRSAFSLLNTVLEEYHKTFGETWRTAKTDNTQPWQYLDDALTKYQDPAEADKLLKIQRDLDETKIILHKTIDSVLSRGERLDSLVEKSSDLSAASQMFYKQAKKTNSCCTIL